In a genomic window of Melanotaenia boesemani isolate fMelBoe1 chromosome 1, fMelBoe1.pri, whole genome shotgun sequence:
- the ss18l2 gene encoding SS18-like protein 2, with product MSIVFVPKKLRGKAKVNQETIQRLLDENDQLIRCITEYMQKGRAVECVQYQQILHRNIVYLATIADASPDNIPPSTNCTSSEVSTSAMNGHEVTH from the exons ATGTCGATTGTCTTTGTACCAAAGAAACTCCGGGGAAAGGCAAAAGTCAACCAAGAAACAATACAAAGG CTGCTGGATGAAAACGACCAGCTTATACGATGCATCACAGAATACATGCAGAAAGGACGCGCTGTTGAGTGTGTCCA ATACCAACAGATCCTGCACCGCAACATTGTTTATCTAGCAACCATAGCTGATGCTAGCCCTGACAACATTCCTCCCTCTACAAAC TGTACATCCAGTGAAGTTTCAACATCTGCAATGAATGGACATGAAGTAACACACTGa